The Periplaneta americana isolate PAMFEO1 chromosome 16, P.americana_PAMFEO1_priV1, whole genome shotgun sequence genome segment ATgatagaaatattttcatttgtcgGAATTAACtataacctaactaacctaagaatagtagattaggttaggttacgttgATATAGGTGATTTCCGACATTCAAAGTAGTTCTATCACTCTTACGTGGTAAAATACGGCAAAAATAAGAGTTggaaaaaaaagttcaaaatgaCTAATTACCAGGAAATATAATAAGCTCAACATCGTACCAATTAGACGTGAAGTGGTGAGTATAGGATCTCCCAAACTGCTTTCAAAATATCCCCACAATTGCCACATTCACGATCGGATAACACACCGTGATTAATTAAGAACACACGTAATTTTTCTTCCTTCAGTGTAATAAATTCTGCCTCACTCATTCTACACACCATGCACTTATCACCATCTACTCCCATCGAAGTCATAAAGACAAAAGATAGTCTACATCTCGTGCACAATACGGGCGACATGTTGGCTGTGAGGTAAGTGCACATACGCGGATTtggataataaaaacctaaattaaccaaatcttcgtatatgcaagatgtgcaTCAGGAGCACAGAGGGACCTTCTTGATTTGATCTAGATTTCGTCTGGAATGtgtacgcgaaaataaatccaagtAATGATCACGCTAGCACTGAACGAGAGGTAGACAAAAGACAGATATTTGAACACGGCAACTGACTGACCAATCGAACTCCCCACCCAACAACCTCCACTTAAACCGAGCCACCAATCCTAACAACGCCCGGAGAATTCAACCGTATGTATCCTAATAAATCactgaataaataagaaaaaatataaatcaaaatattgttttcacgTTATGAAACTACCCTATAATCGAGAGcgattatttaaaaacaaaaacgcTCAATAGTCAAACTCCATAATTTCCGAAACAATCTTTACAAAATATTTGCAGCTATGGAAATCACAAGTCTTCTGTCGGTATTAGTCGTTTTCTCTGCAGAAACATGGTCTAATCAATCATGGTGCCCACAGGGTTACCAACTTAGACCTTTAGAAATCTCTGTGCCAAGTTAAATCCCTTCTTTATGAAAAAAAGAAGCcaatagtttttatttaaaaaaaaaaacacagaaaaaagTACAAACTAATACTggcttcttttcttctcttaatATTTGATGAAAACTATTGACAATATTAGTCATGATATTTGCACTCTGAGTCTCCAAATCTATGATTTTTTTTGAGTTCAAAGTCGAAATACATAAAGCCAGCTTCAGAACATCTACTGTCGAGGCGCCATTTGAAATACTTACGCGATATTGTAAAGATCATATCCAGAGGCCCACTTTTCGCACAAACATAAGTCTGCTGACATGTCCATAACTTTATTATTCCCACTATAAACATCTTCACCTACCTCCTGTTTATTGTGGTACCAGAGCATCCTGTTAACTACTACAATACATTTTCTGTAgtccaaatttaatatttttgctgAAAATGACTGGGCACATGACTCGCAATACAGTAGAGACACCCACAAAAGCAAGGAAGAAGATGAGAATCTGATGATGGattgtatttttttctacattcttcGGACTTCATAGACTTTTCATCCGTATTAGTGCTTCCTTGAATTTTCACACTTCtcgaaaccgaaaattgctttccACAAACATTGCAGTTATATGGCTTGTTGGATGTGTATACATGGTCATACTTTAGTGATCACTACATCGtgaaaatttcatttcacatTGCTCTTCGTAATGGCTTCCAGCCTGTGTGTAAAAGTGCATGATGTTTCAAATTATTCGAATCAGAAAAATTCTACTACTTATACTGTATATACCGTTCATGCTTTCGTTATTACTAGATTATAAAATTTTCATTCCACATATAACTCATCTGAATGGCTTCTCACCTGTCTGTAAAAGTTCATGACGTTTTAAATTACTCCAACCAGAAAAATTCTTTCCACATATAACACAAATTTTATCTCATGTGCACGCGTTCACGGTTCCATTGATGAGTACACTGTGAAAAATTCTTTTGTCATATATAATATCTCAATGACTTCTCGCTTaacaggttgattcacgaggaggtaaaaaatttaggatgtgaaatcTGAAATCAATCTGAGTCAAAAAGTtgatatgaatatgggtccgttttcgaacggttacggagatacggctctttgatttcacaaaaatttCTGGGATTCCATAGTACCAACTGGCTTATAGAAGCAGATAAcagaaaaatttaaagtttatattcacgtacaTATACATACTTAATATTCTACATGTcgaggtcgatgttttcgcacattttcaaaggttaCCTGCTTCTGCATCAATGCACTGTTCctctcgggcgtgaatcgcgctcgtcgCTCGGGAGTTGCTCGTGGCTATTTTTATGCAGCGTGCAGCAACCAAAATATGGTCGATTAGCACCTCTCTCGTTTCCTccttcctttggtataccaagtctttcatccaaccccatggACAGTAAATAGtcttcgatatggtactcttctgttgggaaagcgtcgttcatattcagcgacggcatgcaAGGAACATCCACCGCACAAACTATAAACATACACATTATCGGCGTATtttgcagtcgaaaatttataaggcatcttgaaaaacacaactaaacacttccgataactgtacctgtgtAACTATTGTACTGTAATTAGCTGACTGAACTGATGATAGGCTACTGTATTTGTCTTATGCGCGGAATCTGTGTTATTACATCAGATAATGACAGCCGATTGGACATTTTTAATGCCCCATCACCCAGTTTGTCAGGTGAATTAAATTATCCACGTCGCTCACAATAAAGATTCCAATGTCACGTCATTAATCGCAATCCGTGACTTTGTCTCACATCTCACGTCTGTAGtgtatggtaacgtctgattcacattggggcgagacgtttcaACAAAAAATAATGCCTCTAACTCCGCCATAGTTCGAAAGCGGACGTAGGTTCATagtatttttcactcaaaatggcctaagatatcgtgtcctaaatttttttacttttcgtCGTGTATCACCTATACGAGTACATGATTCTTAAActaggaaattttgaaatttgttttccGCGTATATCGCAACCGAGTCGCTTCTATCCAGTATGTAACAATGCATGTTTTTTTAGACTAATAGATTGCGAAAATTTCCTTACATATATCACAACCGAATGGCTTCTTGCCAGTATGTACGCCTTCATGTTTCTTTACACAACTAGGTGCCGAAAATTTCCTTCCGCGTATCTCACAATTGAATGTCTTCTCCCCAGTGTGTACACGTTCATGCTTCTTTCGATAAGGAATTTGCGAAAATTTCTTTCCGCGTATCTCATAACTGAATGCCTTCTCCCGTGTGTACGCGTTCATGCTTCTTCCGATAAGCAATttgcgaaaatttctttccacatacacCACAACTGAATGGTTTCTCGTCTCTGTGAATTAATATATGCATATTTAGAATACTAGAccgcgaaaatttctttccacatatatcacagctGAATGGCTTTTCGCCTGTGTGTAGACGTTGATGTCTTTTCTGATGACTAgattgagaaaatttctttccacatatatcacaactgaaaggCTTCTTGCCCGTGTGTACCACCTCATGCTTCTTTAGCGAACTAGAATACGAAAATTTTTTACCGCAAGTATCACAGCTGTAtgccttctcccctgtgtgtacgCGATCATGCTTCTTTCGATAAGCAATtcgcgaaaatttctttccacatacacCACAACTGAATGGTTTCTCGTCTCTGTGAATTAATATATGCATATTTAGAGTACTAGACCGCGAAAATTTCTTTCCGCATATATCACAGCAGAATGGCTTCTCGCGAGTGTGTAGCAGTACATGCCTCTTCTGATGGCTAGATCGAGAAAATTTCTTTGCACATACATCGCAACTGAAAGACTTCTTGCCTGTGTGGACGACTTCATGTTTCTTTAGCGAACTAGAATGCGAAAATTTTTTTCCACATGTGTGACAACTGAATGTCTTCTCCCTTGTGTGTACACGTTCATGCTTCTTCCGATAAGCAATttgcgaaaatttctttccacatacacCACAACTGAATGGTTTCTCGTCTCTGTGAATTAATATATGCATATTTAGAGTACTAGAccgcgaaaatttctttccacatatatcacagctGAATGGCTTTTCGCCTGTGTGTAGACGTTGATGTCTTTTCTGATGACTAgattgagaaaatttctttccacatatatcacaactgaaaggCTTCTTGCCCGTGTGTACCACCTCATGCTTCTTTACCGAACTAGAATACGAAAATTTTTTACCGCAAGTATCACAACTGTATaccttctcccctgtgtgtacaCGATCATGCTTCTTTCGGTAAGCAATttgcgaaaatttctttccacatacacCACAACTGAATGGTTTCTCGTCTCTGTGAATTAATATATGCATATTTAGAATACTAGAccgcgaaaatttctttccacatatatcacagctGAATGGCTTTTCGCCTGTGTGTAGACGTTGATGTCTTTTCTGATGACTAgattgagaaaatttctttccacatatatcacaactgaaaggCTTCTTGCCCGTGTGTACCACCTCATGCTTCTTTACCGAACTAGAATACGAAAATTTTTTACCGCAAGTATCACAACTGTATaccttctcccctgtgtgtacaCGATCATGCTTCTTTCGGTAAGCAATttgcgaaaatttctttccacatacacCACAACTGAATCGCTTCTTGTCGGTGTGAATTAATATATGCATATTTAGAATACTAGACCGCGAAAATTTCTTACCACATATATCACAGCTGAATGGCTTTTCGCCTGTGTGTAGACGTTGATGTCTTTTCTGAAGACTAgattgagaaaatttctttccacatacatCACAACTGAACGGCTTTACACCTGTAAGGACACGAGGATGTATTTTATGATTATGCAAATTTAAACAATCCTTAAACGCCTTACGCTTGTGCAAAGAAGAATGGCTTTTGAGTTTTGCAGAGTCGAAAAACTGCTTTCCACAAACATCAAATTTGAATGTCTTTTCATCTGTCTGCAGGCATTCGTCTTCTGTGACACTTCTGTGGCAGGGTGGCTCCCGAATCCTGTGAACAAAAGGAGATTTGAGTTCAAGGAGTAAATACTAAAGCtgaataaatcactgaaaacaaaactatatgcaatacaaatatacaaatttaGTAAATAGCAACTTACGCCGAATAATTTGTTGTTGCATATAAATCTACTGAAATTAAAGCAGAGTGTAAAATTCCTGACAAAAGAATATAATTCAAAGAATACAGCAGCTATGCTCGCCACAAGTCAGTGGACCATACTGAGCCATGTGAAACGAAAGAAAATCAAAATGTTGGTTAAAAATACGTGAtatctattattggagaaaaattcgttctggcacagggaatcgaatccaggacctctcagctttgcgccAGTGCCGGAACGCATTTTTgtccaataataggtatctatACTCTTTCTTTGAGacaagaacagagattaagtgtgtttgtgaatgaggttctcaggaaaatatttagagctaagagggctgaagttacaggaggtccacacctgtggagtaacggtcagcgcgtctggccgcgaaaccaggtgtcccgggttcgaatcccggtcggggcaagttacgtggttgaggttttttccggtgttttccctcaacccaatatgagcaaatgctgtgtaactttcggtgctggaccccggattcatttcattcagacgctaaataacctagatgttgatacagcgtcgtaaaataacccaataaaaaaaagttacaggagaatggagaaagttacacaacgcagaactacacacattgttttcttcacctgactcAATTacgaacattatatccagacatttgagatgggagTGTAAGCAGCACATATTTGGCGAATCCAgatatacatatagagtgttagttcggggGCTGGcgagaaaaagacttttggggaggccgagacgtcgatggaaggatattaaaatctatttgagggaggtgagatatgatgatagagactggactagttttgcacaggatagggaccaatggcgggcttatgtgagtgcagGAATGAACCTAcagcttccttaaaagccataagtaagtaataggtATCTATGTGTTGACTACATATAATCCTAGATCATagatacccagattgctcggcattataggctttgacggtaacaacttttgtcaggtttactatgctgccatctagttgttacataaggagtcataaCTCCCATCTGAATTGCAttggcgactgtactgccatctcgtgttggtttacggcagacgggtggcgatcctggcggttgttctcttcaaagtgcaaccgattttaacataggaatgagcaatctttGTGATCTGGGATATAATCAAGATTAATCAATGAGGACGGCAAGGCCTCatatatgaaattatatataaaaatacattattttattcttacagATTTCACTGCgctagtcaagtgcaagatttacCGACTATAATGGCGGATTTTTAATGCACAAAAAGAAAATGCACGTTTTCGAAGATATCATATCACGTTAAGACAccaaataatttagaaatatgacCCAAGGGAATATCGTTGAAATAGACGAATATCTGAAAAAACAAGAATATTATATCAAAGCGATAATGTACCTAGCATTCACATGTGCACGAAAGAATTATCACTAATATATACATTTACCAAATCTTACCTAACCTTATCACTGATATTGACCTATatgtcactaatctatctcctcGTCAAAACCGATCTAACCTCATTACTGACAGCAAATCTAATTGAGAGTAATGTTAAGAACGAAggaggaagagagaaataaaacaaatttcttGTGGCAACTACAGCACACACAAATGTCATGCTGTTATGTTGAGGACATTGTGTACTTAGTTCAAATTGGCTATCATCGTAATGACACTGTTAAAAGCTGCAGTAAGTAATTCTACCCTTTAGCGAATTCAGTCAATTCTTATAAtgatatcgtatcatttatctatTTCTTATACTTTTGAGATGTGCAGGATGGCCAGTCTGTTATGTTTGTTTCCATGTTTTATTTTCGTGCAGAATATGGATCTAAGATATGAAAACTAATTAACGAAGTGCATCCAATACATTTTCTCTTCAAGCGACATTCAAGAATTAATCGCAACTGACATCAAAATTTCTCAATATGGTTAATTTAAAGTGTGTAATTCATGTCTACTTTAAATGTAATAGTCCGAAATCGCGTTTGCAAATCAAACAATTTGTTGCACACGTCTTTAGCTGTGATGAAATAATCCTGAGAGTATATATGGCATGGCTATTTGTATCTGTCATTGTTGGACCCCTGATGCCCATAGTGAGGGCATGTGTCAACATTCA includes the following:
- the LOC138691534 gene encoding zinc finger protein 665-like isoform X2, which encodes MECRDHGCDVKREMTCDETPLPIHFPVMKSEAEEGNAIDLHQTGIKTECRDPDCDVKRETTCDVTPLPIQFPVVKSEPEEGDVLNPCMTEFNTECVDNSNNMKSELMSDETPVPIKFPIVKSEAEEEARELNNVEEEFQPEVTTEGNEVLAERIREPPCHRSVTEDECLQTDEKTFKFDVCGKQFFDSAKLKSHSSLHKRKAFKDCLNLHNHKIHPRVLTGVKPFSCDVCGKKFSQSSLQKRHQRLHTGEKPFSCDICGKKFSRSSILNMHILIHTDKKRFSCGVCGKKFSQIAYRKKHDRVHTGEKVYSCDTCGKKFSYSSSVKKHEVVHTGKKPFSCDICGKKFSQSSHQKRHQRLHTGEKPFSCDICGKKFSRSSILNMHILIHRDEKPFSCGVCGKKFSQIAYRKKHDRVHTGEKVYSCDTCGKKFSYSSSVKKHEVVHTGKKPFSCDICGKKFSQSSHQKRHQRLHTGEKPFSCDICGKKFSRSSTLNMHILIHRDEKPFSCGVCGKKFSQIAYRKKHERVHTREKTFSCHTCGKKFSHSSSLKKHEVVHTGKKSFSCDVCAKKFSRSSHQKRHVLLHTREKPFCCDICGKKFSRSSTLNMHILIHRDEKPFSCGVCGKKFSRIAYRKKHDRVHTGEKAYSCDTCGKKFSYSSSLKKHEVVHTGKKPFSCDICGKKFSQSSHQKRHQRLHTGEKPFSCDICGKKFSRSSILNMHILIHRDEKPFSCGVCGKKFSQIAYRKKHERVHTGEGIQL
- the LOC138691534 gene encoding zinc finger protein 665-like isoform X1; its protein translation is MDVIKMGSDIDSLTKEGSNKTDIEEEKSVSEEANVIDLHQTGIKMECRDHGCDVKREMTCDETPLPIHFPVMKSEAEEGNAIDLHQTGIKTECRDPDCDVKRETTCDVTPLPIQFPVVKSEPEEGDVLNPCMTEFNTECVDNSNNMKSELMSDETPVPIKFPIVKSEAEEEARELNNVEEEFQPEVTTEGNEVLAERIREPPCHRSVTEDECLQTDEKTFKFDVCGKQFFDSAKLKSHSSLHKRKAFKDCLNLHNHKIHPRVLTGVKPFSCDVCGKKFSQSSLQKRHQRLHTGEKPFSCDICGKKFSRSSILNMHILIHTDKKRFSCGVCGKKFSQIAYRKKHDRVHTGEKVYSCDTCGKKFSYSSSVKKHEVVHTGKKPFSCDICGKKFSQSSHQKRHQRLHTGEKPFSCDICGKKFSRSSILNMHILIHRDEKPFSCGVCGKKFSQIAYRKKHDRVHTGEKVYSCDTCGKKFSYSSSVKKHEVVHTGKKPFSCDICGKKFSQSSHQKRHQRLHTGEKPFSCDICGKKFSRSSTLNMHILIHRDEKPFSCGVCGKKFSQIAYRKKHERVHTREKTFSCHTCGKKFSHSSSLKKHEVVHTGKKSFSCDVCAKKFSRSSHQKRHVLLHTREKPFCCDICGKKFSRSSTLNMHILIHRDEKPFSCGVCGKKFSRIAYRKKHDRVHTGEKAYSCDTCGKKFSYSSSLKKHEVVHTGKKPFSCDICGKKFSQSSHQKRHQRLHTGEKPFSCDICGKKFSRSSILNMHILIHRDEKPFSCGVCGKKFSQIAYRKKHERVHTGEGIQL